The DNA region TGCGGCTTTCACACGCCGCTGGCCTGTATGGTGTCCGTGGATCGGGTCCAAATCGTTGATGCGAGCACAAGGCTCCTGGCTTCTATCTGGTTTTCCCAACCCCGTCTTATGACCGTTGTTCCTTACTCTCCTTCGCCCTTCTCACATTGCCGGTTTACTCCAACGCATGGTGCAAAGCTTATGTAGCCAGCGGTGGAATTCGATAGTTCTCTTTTGTGGTTGTTAACGCCCAAACGGTACGGGCAAGCTTGTTTGCCAGGGCAGTCGCCACCAGCATACGAGGCTTGCGCGCCAGCATCTTGGCAAGCCATGATCCAGGTGGTGGACCTTTCCGGATGGCCCAACGGATGACGGCCATTGCGCCTGTGATCAGCAATCGCCTTATATCGCGCTGCCCCATTTTTGAGGTTCTACCCAGGATTTGTCGCCCACCGGTCGACTTCTGCCTTGGTACAAGCCCGCACCAAGCTGCAAACTCACGCCCATTAGAAAATTCTTCCATTGGTGGCGCGAAGGCCTGAATGGTCGTAGCACACATAGGCCCAACTCCGGGGATCGTCATAAGCCGTGATGTTGCTTCATCTGTTTTTGCTCGGCCTTTGATCTCGTGATCCAGCACCACAATCCTTTCGTCAAAAAGAGCGATCTGATCAATGTATGCTTGGCAAAGGCTTAGAATTTGCGCGGGCAGGTCAACCGCGACTTCATCAAAGCTGGCTATTATTCGTCTAAACTGAACCATCCCTTGAGCGACGACGACACCGTATTCTGCTAAATGACCCCGCAAAGCGTTTACCAACTGGGAGCGTTGGCGGACAAATAAATCGCGTGTTCGAAAGACCATGCCCTGCGACTGTTGTTCTGCGCTTTTGACCGAGACGTAGCGCATCGTCGGGCGCGATGCCGCCTCAGCGATCGCTTCTGCGTCATTTGCGTCGTTCTTTTGACGCTTCACAAACGGCTTAACGTAAACAGGTGGAATAAGGCGCGCCTCGTGGCCAAGCTTGCCAATCTCACGCCCCCAATAATGGGATGTAGCGCAAGCCTCCATCGCAACAACGCACTTTGGAAGCTCACTCAGGAACGCGGTAAGCTGAGGGCGCGACAATTTCTTGCGGAACACGACAGAACCATCAGCGGCAGCCCCGTGCAGCTGGAAGCTCCGTTTTGCTAAATCAATTCCTACTATGCTAACATTCTCCATGGATGCTCTTCCTTTGTATGACAGTTTAAGCTGCTATCATTCTGGCACATTGCGATGCCGCCGGGTGGGGCATCCACCCCATCATTGATGTATTCGAGATGGCGATCTTAGCGTCACGGCGTGTTCGCCAGGACTGCTGCCACAATATCTCAGCTTTGATCGTCTTGAAGAATGTTTCGGCGGCGGCGCTGAAGCTCCTATATTCGTCCAGCATGAGAGTATCCGATCTTCTGTTTATGAGTAATTTGGCCCATGCTTCACCAATGAAGGAGCATGACGACAATGACGATTTCCAAAAAGTTTCTGGACGATTGGCTAAGCGGCGTAGATCGGCCCGAGGATTTACTGTGCGGCAAAGGCCTGATGAAGGAACTGAAGATCCGGCTGATGGAGCGAATGCTGGGCGCTGAGTTGGCCGAGCATTTGGGCTATGAGCCGCATGGTGAACCCGCCAGCCAAGAGAGCAAACGGCGTAATGGGGCGACCCGCAAGATGCTGAAGAGCAATGACGGCGCTGTGCCTATCGACATCCCGCGTGATAGGGGCAGCAGTTTCGAGCCTGAGCTGATCCGGAAAGGCCAGACCCGGATTGACGGCATGGATGTCAATCCGGGTCTGTATGCGGCGGGCTTATCGACACGCGACATCCGCGCGCACCTTGAGGAAGTCTACGGCCTGAAGTGTCAGCCGATCTTATCGGCCGTGTTACTGATGCCGTCCTGGAGGAGGTGTCGGGCTGGCAGAACCGCGTCCTCGAACCGATGTATCCGATCGTTTTTCTTGACGCTCTCCGGGTCAAAATCCGCGATACGGAAAGTCGTCAGGTCAAAACAAGGCTGTCTACATGGCATCGGGGGTTGCTAAAGAGGGCGAACGGGAGGTTTTGGGGCTGAATGGGGCCCAAAATATCCGTCCATCGCGCCCTCATGGCGGCGGGCATGACAAGAGGTGATCCCGTTCTTTGCCGTCGCGCCAGCCGTACGGAAAATCATCTACACCACCAATACGATCGAAAGCCTCAATCGTGTGATCCGCAAAACTACCAAAACACGGGGCAGCTTTCCAACCGATGATGCCGCAGCAAAGCTGATCTACCTGGCGATCCGCAACTTCGAGAAAGCAGGCAGATGCGTCAGAGAATGGGGTGCCGCACGCAATCCGTTCGCTATTCTATACCCAGAACGGTTCAACAGATGACCCGTCGAAACCGCGTGGGCTAAGCCTAGGGTCAGGCCCCATTAACTGATCGAGGTGATCCCGTTGTCATGATTCACACGCCACGGTTCAGGGGGATGTCATGAGCAACTTACACTGGCTTACGGAGGCGCAAATGGAGCGTCTCCGGCCTTAATTTCCAAAGAGCCGAGGTCGTCTCGTGTGGATGACAGGCCTGTGTTGATCGGCATTATTTTCATTAATAGCAATGGCTTAAGGTGGTGTGATGCACCTGCCGAGTATGGGCCGCCGAAGACACTATATAATCGCTGGAAACGTTGGAGTGATATGGGCATATTTGGCCAAATCTTATTGGGGCCGGCCGAGAAGGCCACCGTCAACAAAACCATCTTAACTGACGCCACCTACCTCAAGGCACATCGAACGGCCTCCAGCCTGCGGTTGGAAAAGGGGGGCGAGGACGCCTGATCATTGCCCGGCAGGCACCTAATGCACAGAGTTTCGGATACTCCAACAGTATTGGCTGCCCCTGTGACTGTGAAATCCTCTCGGCAGATTGTTTTGCAATCCGCCTGCCGGGTAATCGATGCAGCCCTTCGGCGGTCGCCGCAAGGCAATGGCCATGTTCAGGGCCCGGATTGCCAGGCCGCGCTTCATTCGGTTCGACACGGCCCAACCGATCACCCGGCAAGAATGCAGGTCCAGAATGACGGACAGATAGACCCAGCCTACGCGTGTCCAGACATAGCTGATGTCGGCCACCCATTGCTGATTGGGCGCATCTGCGTAAAGGTCACGGTTCAACAGATTGGGCGCGATATTGAAGGCATGGTTGCTGTCCGTGGTCGCCTTGAAGTTTTTGTTCCGCTTCACCTCAATACCATTCTCGCTCATCAGCCTACCGATACGGAGGTGCCTAAATTCAAAGCCCAATTCCTTCAGTTCCTCTGTCATGCGGGGGCGGGCATAGCTCCCCGAAGACAAGGCGAACTGTTCGCGAATGTGCGCAAATACCACCATGTCCTTCCGCTGGCTGTGACTGAGCGGACGATTGCGGTAGGCGCGATACCTTCGTGGGTTTACATCCGTTATCGCTACAAAAGGTCCAGTGGACCTTTTGCTAAACGCTCAAACTCTGGCACAGTCGATCAACCGGCAGCATGTCAGCGTTCTTTGCAATGAAAGCAAACCTCATTTGCTTCGCTCCGCAAAGAACTGGGTGGCCCTTTTTCGCAGATCCCTCTCCTCCCGAAGCATGCGGTTCTCTTGCCGCAACTCGGCGACCTCGCGATCGAGATCAGACTGGGCGGCTGGCTTCTCAGGATAGAGGTGGTCTTGCTGGATACAACGGCTAAGCGTTGAGAAGTCGACGCCAAAATCCGCTGCAAGCGGCCTACGCGGCAGACCGCTGGTTAACGCTACACGCACTGCCTCTGCGCGAAATTTCCGAGGTTGGTTGCTGTGCCAAAATGTTACTCCTTTGTGGCAAAATACCAACCCAAAGGAGCGGAACAATTCCGTGACAGGTCCAGGGCACCTTTATAAATGAGTGGAAATCCCAAAAATGGGGTTACGCAAAATAAAGCGTCCTTCTAATGCACCCTATGGTTAACACTTCTTCCTGATTAAGTCGCCCAAAAAGCAATCGGCCAGTCCGTCCTCGCCCCGTTGGTGGGGACGGGCGCGCCTTATGCAGCGCTGACCATGCGGCCCATGTGTCTGCCGCCAAGGATATGCAGGTGGTAATGCGGCACCTCTTGCACCCCATGCTCGCCGGCATTGGTGATGGCGCGGAACCCCTCGCCGCTGTCCAGTGCGACACCGGTCATTGCGCATACTTTTGCCGCTGTGCGGTGAAAGTCCAGGATCTCGGCGTCAGTGGCCTCGGCGCAAAAATGGTCAAAACTGACATAGGGCCCTTTGGGGATCACCAAGACATGCACAGGTGCAGAGGGGCTGATGTCGTGAAACGCCAAAGTGTGATCTGTCTCTAGTACTGTTTTATTTGGAATTTCCCCGCGCAGGATACGGGCAAAAATATTCTGGTCGTCATATGCAAGTGCCATAGCTCAATCCCCAAAGAGGTCTTCGGTTTGTGCGATCTCTCGCGCGCTCTCTGGGGGTATACCAAGGAAAGCGGCCAAAGCCATGGCATTTTCTGCTATGGGGGCGGTTTCGCGGAGACGCTGCAGGTTGTTGAAATTGGCATCGCGGATTCGGTCGCTCTCAAAGCGGAGGTCTTGGCGGATGGTGGTCAGCAGGCTGTTGATTACCTCTGGCGGGGTGTTGTCGCCGGCAAGGTTTACCCGCCCCGCATGGCCAATTAGATAGGGATCACTGAACTCGCATTCCACCTCTAGCAGGCGCAATGTTGACCGGTCGCTCGCGAAGTCATGCATCAGGTCAATGTTCGCGGGATCAATGCACATGATCAGCGTGTCTGTTTGCCAGTAGTCGTAGAGCATCCGAACCAGGGCGCGCCGGTGTCGTGTGCGCTTTTCCAAAGAGGATTGGATACCGCCAAGATCAGGCAAGGGGGTTTCTGCCTCGTTGAACAAATAGTCGACGGTGGGCATCCCGGTAACACTGCGGATCCGTTCCGCCAGACGTTTGGCCACATGCCACTTTTTGGAAATGACCATCAACAACGTACGGTCCCGCCCGAGGCTGTTGCCAGTTTCCCAGAATCGCGGGGTAAAGCGGCGACCAATACGACCGCGCGCTGTCAAGAATTCAAACAGTGTTCGCCCCTCGTCAGAGATCGAAAAGCGCTCGCCCTTGGCGGAATACAGCTTGCCCAAACGCTCTTTCAACTCCACCGCCTCATCCGAGATTTTGCGCGCGAACAGGTAGTTCTGGCTTAGAAGCAGGTTGTAGTGGTCATTGTAAAAGGTGACGGGCATCCCATAGTCGGTGAACATCAAGAAGGTGAGCGTGCGGGTTTCAATCTCGCTTTGTGGGATGAGATGGCGCACGAGCGTTTGGAAAAACGTCTCATCCGGGATCCATGTTGTGCGGAAAAACCGTATCACATCGGGGCGCTCGTCACAAAACGCCAGCAATATCTCAATCGTGTTGCGGCGCAGGCACCACCACTGGCTGCCGATCTGGATGTCCAGATCGGACGGTGGATTGCGTTTCAGGCCAAGCTGTTGCTGGATCTGCAACGAGGTGTAAAACAGCTTCTTTTGCGTCCGCTCATTGAACCAGTGACGATAGATCAGACGCTCTTCCTTGATCCCGGTCCGGATCCAGTCAGATTTGAAGAAGTCGAAGCTTTCGATGTAATCGGTCTTGGCGGGGGCCAGAAACGCGTGCATGAATTCGGCTGATCTGATCGGCATGCAATCGCCCGAAAGCATATAAAAGTGGGTGGCAAGCGGGAAAGCATCGACCGCGGTGCGCACCGAAAGCAAAGTTGCCGCAACAAGGCTCCACCCGCCCCAATCACATTTCAGCCGTCTGGGTGTGAATACGACCGAGGAATTTCCGGCAAGTTTCAGGCGGATGCGGTCGAAATCAGAAGCTTTGGCGCGGGCGTCGAAGTGGATCACGATATAATCGCCGCCATCAGTCAACCGATTTGCCTGCGCGATAACGCCGTCGGGGTCTTTGTGGCACAAAAGAATATAGGCTATTTTTGCCATGTGGTCTGTCTAAGCCCTCTTTTGGGTCATTCTTTTCATAATGGCTTTAACAACCATTGAAAAGACAGCGTTTCTTTGCTTTTTAGAAATGAATTTCTCCCATGTTCCCTAAATGAGAGATCAGAGGCTATGGAGGCGACGGATTATGGGTTTTCCGGGTACATGGATGACTGAAAGTGAAAGCGTCATTTACCGTGTCGTTCCGAAATGCGCATGCTCGACCATTGGTCAGATCATGTATTATTCCGATCACGGGCGCTTTTTTGAGGGCGACATCCATGATTCAACGTCGGGCCTGCACAAATGGGCGCAAGAGCATAGCCAACCCTTGATCGAGCAGCGCGCAAAGGCGCGCGATACCTATGCTTTCACCTGCGTACGTAATCCCTATACACGGATACTCTCTTCCTTTTTTGACAAGATTTGCGGTATTCAACGCAATGGAAAACGCTACCGCGGCAACCTTGTGCCACTTTTGGTCCAGAAATACGGGATTGAGGTGGGCGGCGTTGATGGCAAGCAGGAGTTTGACCAGATCAAGAGCTTCCGCCGCTTTTTGCTATTCGCCCGTGATACGATCCGTTGGCGCAAGCCGATGGACCCGGATATTCACTGGTCGGCCATGTCTGGCCATGTCTCGACGTTCATTACGAATGGGGGGCGTTATGATAAAATCGTTCTTACAGAACAGTTTGACGACGGAATGCAAGCCGTGCTCAATGCGATCGAGACGCCCCATCAGGTTGATTTGAAAGCAATTCCGCGGTTCAATGAAAGCGAGGGGCACGGCCCGAAACGCGCCCATCCGGTGGGGGAGTATTTCGACGATCTGTCGATGCATCTGGTCTGGGAGATTTACAAGCGCGATTTTCAGCTGTTCAAATATGACTTCGAAAATCCCGGAAATAAAATGCCTATTGGCGAAATTGATCTGGATGAAGTGCACGCTAAACTGGGCGATTAAACGCGGTTGGCAGTGGGGTCCATCACAGAAGGCAGCGTCTTTGGCTGCGCCTTGTTTTATCTGACTTTCAGTCATTACGCCCGGCGGTTGGTAAAATTGCATTGCCCCCTCTTTGATTGTTGACTTTTTTTCGCAGAGGCGTATGTCCGGCAGTGGGACACCCTTCCCCAACGAAGGGGTTGATTCATGCTTAATTTATCCTTTTTTTACTGATAGTTACGGGATTTTGTTTTGCGGATTGTGTCAGGCTTGTGTCAAAAAGCACATCGGTGACGGTCTTGTCTTCTAAGGCGTGGCCATAGGTCCGAACCACAATTGCCGGATCTTTCCAGCCGCCGCGCTTGGCGATGGTCACAGGGTCAAAGCCTGCCCGTAGCATGGCGGTAGCAAAGCCATGGCGGCAACAGTGAGGCGTTAGGCGTTCAATTCCGGCCCGCTCGATTACGTTATCCCATGTCTTCTTTACGCTGCCCGATTCCGCATATCCGAACACTAATTCGGCAGGGTTGCGGTTGCCGCCGATGCTGGCCATAGCAGCGATAACGGTGGGTGAAAGATGCGCTGTGCGTGTCCAAGGCTTAGGCTTGTCACCGGACAGCTTGGCGGTGTTCGAGTTCAAATCCACATCATCCCAGATCATCCGCACAGCCTCACCAATACGCGCCGCAGTGCCAAACATAAAAAAGCAAAGCGCAGCTAAGTGAGGCAAGTTGTCCGTTTTGGCTTGATCAGCGAAAGCCGTTACCCACTCACGGGTTGCCGGTATCTTTACGGCTGGATTGACCGAGTAGCGCTTCACCTTCACAGGTGCGCACCAGCCCAATTCTGCCGCGTGGTTGATGATCGCCAATGTCGGCGCGATAACTTGGCGGTTACGAGTTGCGCCTTTTGCGTTGGGATAGAGCTTCACCGCAGCGGCAAGGATTGCGCCGGAACTGATGTTGCGCAGAGGTGTGTCCTTGAAATGCTCGCACAACTTCAAAAGGAATCGGGTCGATTTGCCTGCATCAAGATAGGCGTTTGCGGCATTGGCAAAGGTCACATGCGCTCCCGGTCCATCGAGATGATGTTTCCATTCACGGGCTTCTGCTTCCGCCGCGACCCTTTGGGCAATGGCTTTGTCAGTCGTGCGCGTAGTGCCTCGGAATCGCCCGTTGGCGGTGCTGCCCCGATAGTGCCAGATCTTGCCGCGCTTGTGGATTTCGTGTGGCATTCCATAGCCTCCATGAAGGACGAAACGTGATGCGGAAACATTACAGTGCGTTTGCCGATTTTGGCACGGCAACCTAATGCTCGAACGGTATCAGCTACCGCTCTAGGTGACGCGCCAAGATGCGCCGCCAATTCTGCCGGGGTCGTGTATTCTGGCAAAAGGGCGGGGCAGTTGGTCATTAGTCTGATTCGCCCAATACAGGGTTGTCCTGATGCCATTGTAGCTGCTTGTCAGTTTCGACCCGCAACGCACGGATAGGAAAGTTTAGATACGACGTTGAGGCGGAAAATAGAGAGTCGATGCCCCGCGCTGTCACATCGTTTGAGATAAATACGTTCCCGTCGTCCATGAACATCAGGACCGGAGGGTCGATGTCATCAGGGTAAAAGTCAGGCTTGAAGTAATAGCGCAAGTGATTGACCAGCTCCTTATAATCCAGCTGGAATTTACTATGTACTGCACATGCAATCTTGCCTGCCTCAATACTGGACATGCCCTGCTTAAGGAGCGTAGAGAAGATTTTCAGCATGACAATCCCGTCGCGGTCGAAAATTCGGGCGGCACCCGGTTTCGTTTCTGGGACACAAGGCAGATGCTGATGCATAGCCGCCTCATTTAATTTCTGGGGTTCAAGGCCTGCCAATTGACAAGACAGCTTCGCGCGAGCTCTGATCATTTCGATATCCTATTGCTATATACAATAGGTTGGTAGCAAAGCCAATTGTATATAGCAATAGCTTTTTGCGGAAACGGCATCTGCTTCACCTCGCACGCCAGCGCCTGCTGCGAAAAGCGGCGATTATCTATTGCTCGATTGGCGGCTTTGGCCGATGTTTCACGGGGCATATTTCCTCGCCTCGAGAGCGGGGCAAAAAATTGCACCCGCCGCGTTAGCCGCTATCCGCTCGGCGTTCGAAACTGCCAAGGTTGAGTTTATGGCGGCGAATGAGGTTAAAAAGAGTATAGGCACTGATCTGCCCACGTAACAATAATTTTACCGATCTTGTGGATGATGCTTCTATGAAAGATACTATGTATGTATAAGTAGATATGAAGATTGGAGAACCCTTATGAAGAATCCGGGAAATAAGACTTTCCGTCGCGGTTTCGTGACGGGCTTTTCTTCACCTTATCGCTTTGTATTCGGTGGTTCTACGGCTTACACTAACGCTCCGCGCAATAGAGTAGGATTGTCTTGGATCAATGTTGGGCGTGCGATGAGATCTGCACTTGAACAGGAAAGACATAATATTGGGGAAACTTCCAGCGCCACACCCAAGCGAGGGTGACATGTCTTCGCGTGCTGTTTCTGCCGTTCTGAAGATTGAGGATGCAATTGAGCGTGAGTTAGAAGGTAAGGTCCAAAAACGCGAAATTACTGAGGTT from Pseudorhodobacter turbinis includes:
- a CDS encoding IS110 family transposase, whose translation is MENVSIVGIDLAKRSFQLHGAAADGSVVFRKKLSRPQLTAFLSELPKCVVAMEACATSHYWGREIGKLGHEARLIPPVYVKPFVKRQKNDANDAEAIAEAASRPTMRYVSVKSAEQQSQGMVFRTRDLFVRQRSQLVNALRGHLAEYGVVVAQGMVQFRRIIASFDEVAVDLPAQILSLCQAYIDQIALFDERIVVLDHEIKGRAKTDEATSRLMTIPGVGPMCATTIQAFAPPMEEFSNGREFAAWCGLVPRQKSTGGRQILGRTSKMGQRDIRRLLITGAMAVIRWAIRKGPPPGSWLAKMLARKPRMLVATALANKLARTVWALTTTKENYRIPPLAT
- a CDS encoding histidine triad nucleotide-binding protein, translating into MALAYDDQNIFARILRGEIPNKTVLETDHTLAFHDISPSAPVHVLVIPKGPYVSFDHFCAEATDAEILDFHRTAAKVCAMTGVALDSGEGFRAITNAGEHGVQEVPHYHLHILGGRHMGRMVSAA
- a CDS encoding DUF5928 domain-containing protein is translated as MAKIAYILLCHKDPDGVIAQANRLTDGGDYIVIHFDARAKASDFDRIRLKLAGNSSVVFTPRRLKCDWGGWSLVAATLLSVRTAVDAFPLATHFYMLSGDCMPIRSAEFMHAFLAPAKTDYIESFDFFKSDWIRTGIKEERLIYRHWFNERTQKKLFYTSLQIQQQLGLKRNPPSDLDIQIGSQWWCLRRNTIEILLAFCDERPDVIRFFRTTWIPDETFFQTLVRHLIPQSEIETRTLTFLMFTDYGMPVTFYNDHYNLLLSQNYLFARKISDEAVELKERLGKLYSAKGERFSISDEGRTLFEFLTARGRIGRRFTPRFWETGNSLGRDRTLLMVISKKWHVAKRLAERIRSVTGMPTVDYLFNEAETPLPDLGGIQSSLEKRTRHRRALVRMLYDYWQTDTLIMCIDPANIDLMHDFASDRSTLRLLEVECEFSDPYLIGHAGRVNLAGDNTPPEVINSLLTTIRQDLRFESDRIRDANFNNLQRLRETAPIAENAMALAAFLGIPPESAREIAQTEDLFGD
- a CDS encoding sulfotransferase family protein, translating into MGFPGTWMTESESVIYRVVPKCACSTIGQIMYYSDHGRFFEGDIHDSTSGLHKWAQEHSQPLIEQRAKARDTYAFTCVRNPYTRILSSFFDKICGIQRNGKRYRGNLVPLLVQKYGIEVGGVDGKQEFDQIKSFRRFLLFARDTIRWRKPMDPDIHWSAMSGHVSTFITNGGRYDKIVLTEQFDDGMQAVLNAIETPHQVDLKAIPRFNESEGHGPKRAHPVGEYFDDLSMHLVWEIYKRDFQLFKYDFENPGNKMPIGEIDLDEVHAKLGD
- a CDS encoding tyrosine-type recombinase/integrase, with the protein product MTFANAANAYLDAGKSTRFLLKLCEHFKDTPLRNISSGAILAAAVKLYPNAKGATRNRQVIAPTLAIINHAAELGWCAPVKVKRYSVNPAVKIPATREWVTAFADQAKTDNLPHLAALCFFMFGTAARIGEAVRMIWDDVDLNSNTAKLSGDKPKPWTRTAHLSPTVIAAMASIGGNRNPAELVFGYAESGSVKKTWDNVIERAGIERLTPHCCRHGFATAMLRAGFDPVTIAKRGGWKDPAIVVRTYGHALEDKTVTDVLFDTSLTQSAKQNPVTISKKRIN